In Luteitalea sp., the following proteins share a genomic window:
- a CDS encoding translocase has translation MTRPVYPGEGLSALLLGTNLFLLLSSYYLLKVVREALILSQNGAEAKTYATAAQAALLLCVVPAYDMLAKRFLRTRLVMIVTCFFMTHLLIFAGLGQVGVAIDVPFFLWLGVFSVVIVAQFWAFASDVYTEEEGKRLFPILGVGSALGSLVGAALSGHALAALGPHGVMLLAAGLLAAAVMSTWVVNRYMCATCSNQPDIADQPFRDRGGFRLVFSDRYLVLIALFVLLLNVVNTGGEFLLGKLVVAEADRRALLAGDAFGRQAFIGDFYSRYFTVASLLGLLFQIFLVSRIFRWIGIRGALLVTPCIALGGYVLLAGAPLLAVLGATKLLENSSDYSIQNTARHSLFLSVGRDAKYKAKQAIDTVFWRAGDLVQAGLVFAGSLLAFTVRQYALVLLLSVVGWLIVTARLGREYRSRQLHETPEARGTSMAGEAS, from the coding sequence GTGACGAGGCCCGTGTACCCCGGCGAGGGACTGAGCGCGCTCCTGCTCGGCACGAACCTGTTTCTCCTGCTTTCGAGCTACTACTTGCTCAAGGTCGTCCGGGAGGCGCTCATCCTCAGCCAGAACGGGGCAGAAGCCAAGACCTATGCGACCGCCGCTCAAGCCGCGCTCTTGCTGTGCGTCGTGCCGGCGTACGACATGCTGGCGAAGCGGTTCCTGCGAACCCGGCTCGTCATGATTGTCACATGCTTCTTCATGACGCACCTGTTGATCTTTGCGGGGCTGGGCCAAGTCGGCGTGGCGATCGATGTGCCGTTCTTCCTTTGGCTTGGCGTCTTCAGCGTCGTGATCGTCGCCCAATTCTGGGCCTTTGCGAGCGACGTGTACACCGAGGAGGAAGGTAAGCGTCTCTTCCCGATCCTCGGGGTTGGCAGCGCGCTCGGGTCGCTCGTTGGAGCCGCCCTCTCCGGCCATGCGCTCGCGGCGTTGGGACCGCACGGCGTCATGTTGCTTGCGGCCGGTCTTTTGGCGGCGGCGGTGATGAGCACCTGGGTGGTCAATCGTTACATGTGCGCAACATGCAGCAATCAGCCCGACATCGCCGACCAGCCGTTCAGGGACCGGGGTGGCTTCCGGCTCGTGTTCTCGGACCGGTACCTCGTGTTGATCGCCCTGTTCGTCCTTCTCTTGAACGTGGTGAACACCGGTGGCGAGTTCCTCCTCGGCAAACTCGTGGTGGCGGAAGCGGATCGTCGCGCGCTGCTCGCCGGTGATGCGTTCGGCCGTCAGGCCTTCATTGGTGATTTCTACAGCCGATACTTCACGGTGGCAAGCCTATTGGGCTTGCTGTTCCAAATCTTCCTCGTGTCCAGGATCTTTCGGTGGATCGGCATTCGAGGCGCCCTGCTCGTGACCCCGTGCATCGCGCTCGGTGGCTACGTCCTGTTGGCGGGAGCGCCGCTGCTCGCCGTGCTCGGTGCAACGAAGTTGCTCGAGAACTCGTCAGATTACTCGATTCAAAACACGGCACGCCACTCGCTGTTCCTCTCGGTTGGACGGGATGCCAAATACAAAGCCAAGCAGGCAATCGACACGGTCTTTTGGCGCGCCGGCGACCTGGTCCAGGCGGGCCTGGTCTTTGCCGGCAGCCTGCTTGCATTCACGGTACGACAGTACGCGCTCGTGCTCTTACTCTCGGTCGTCGGCTGGCTCATCGTCACGGCGCGGCTTGGTCGAGAGTATCGGAGCCGGCAGCTGCACGAGACGCCCGAGGCCCGCGGGACATC